In Papaver somniferum cultivar HN1 unplaced genomic scaffold, ASM357369v1 unplaced-scaffold_114, whole genome shotgun sequence, a genomic segment contains:
- the LOC113328668 gene encoding putative PAP-specific phosphatase, mitochondrial — protein sequence MDILRSSSSQFSLLRFTKPNYSSPFRKSSHILTLSVRSSSFPQKGKYHRELQAAVDVVEKACRLCVDVKKSLLSSDERILEKNDQTPVTVADFGVQALISLELGRLFPSIPLVAEEDSSFLTSNSVVDSIVNTVIDKADSTEKPLTRDVVLQAIDRGGKDGFTFGDKPATYWVLDPIDGTRGFLKGSEALYVVGLALVVEGEVTLGVMGCPNWQEDSSSKTANQDQTDKSGLPSGSGTIMASHVGCGTWMKSLSNILGSVVGAQSSWSRCYVEKSCLVHEARFCISESQTWESLPLSTLYTATTNSDNLGDKQVLLVPTCCGSLCKYLMVASGRASVFIYQAKAEKPVKSWDHAVGIICVNEAGGQVTDWTGRKLDLAADRIERRLIFPSGGVLITNGNVHNEILEVISSVLPVI from the exons ATGGATATCTTgcgctcttcttcttctcaattttCTCTGCTTCGATTTACAAAACCTAATTACTCTTCTCCTTTTCGTAAATCCTCGCATATCCTGACTCTGAGTGTCAG GTCAAGTTCATTTCCTCAGAAAGGAAAGTATCACAGAGAGCTTCAAGCTGCAGTGGACGTTGTTGAGAAAGCTTGTCGTCTTTGTGTTGAT GTCAAGAAATCATTGTTATCTAGTGATGAAAGGATTCTCGAAAAGAATGATCAAACACCTGTTACTGTAGCGGATTTTGGAGTTCAAGCTCTAATTAGCTTGG AGCTTGgtagattatttccttcaattcCATTGGTGGCAGAAGAGGACTCATCATTCTTGACATCAAATTCTGTGGTGGATTCTATTGTGAATACTGTAATAGATAAAGCAGATTCAACTGAGAAACCATTAACTCGGGATGTTGTTTTACAAGCGATTGATAGAGGGGGGAAGGATGGGTTTACTTTTGGAGATAAGCCTGCTACGTATTGG GTGCTTGATCCGATTGATGGCACGCGTGGGTTTTTGAAAGGTAGCGAGGCCTTATACGTG GTAGGTTTGGCTCTTGTTGTGGAAGGAGAGGTTACATTAGGAGTTATGGGTTGCCCTAACTGGCAGGAAGATTCTTCCAGCAAAACTGCCAATCAAGACCAGACAGACAAATCTGGTCTACCATCTGGATCAGGAACTATCATGGCATCCCATGTGGGTTGTGGAACTTGGATGAAGAGTTTATCAAATATTCTGGGTAGCGTGGTTGGTGCGCAGAGCAGTTGGAGCAGATGTTATGTGGAAAAAAGTTGCTTGGTGCATGAGGCTAGATTTTGTATTTCTGAAAGTCAGACCTGGGAATCATTGCCACTATCTACTCTTTACACTGCAACCACTAATTCTGATAATCTTGGGGATAAACAAGTTCTTCTTGTGCCGACTTGTTGCGGAAG CCTTTGTAAGTACTTAATGGTGGCATCAGGTAGGGCTTCAGTGTTTATTTATCAAGCAAAGGCAGAAAAGCCTGTCAAG TCCTGGGATCATGCTGTTGGAATAATATGTGTAAACGAAGCAGGGGGGCAG GTCACTGACTGGACGGGAAGGAAGCTTGACCTTGCTGCAGATCGGATTGAGAGGAGGCTCATCTTTCCTTCTGGTGGTGTGCTTATAACAAATGGTAACGTGCATAATGAAATCCTGGAGGTTATCTCCTCCGTTTTGCCTGTCATTTGA